One segment of Rhodopirellula baltica SH 1 DNA contains the following:
- a CDS encoding vWA domain-containing protein, producing the protein MSLASPERLMWLWIALPIIVLYILKTRLRRRPVATLLFWEQIFEEKRQRSLWQNLRRWLSLLLQLVFVSLLVFALADPLWRWQADSGQEVILVVDNSASMQAVEPETGQTRLQLAVDRAASLARGLRQGDQMALVTAGTTVRVVVGMSDFAPAIEEAIHSIQPTDGPTQIGAAIEAARRLADKNDRRRIVVITDTTLGVQNDIESAEDLSWETVGTSQTNLAITTFQVRRSSVDPVGYALLVEVRNFSDEPASTRLKLTLGDDLVDVVPIKLDADGVWQTTIDGTSREGGVLTASLDATDGLSVDNVARAVVPARPLVPVTLVTGADDVSFYLRTVLESIPLIKLTVVNDAEQTAENGLTIYSGAVPTELPSGPALFIAQDDGPPGTWKLGSEIDTPIVAKQDKESSLLRHVQLQNVMLAGGRDIEVDESLGQATTLLETADTSRVLVSVERESGRILILSANLDDSDLPLRIAFPVMMTNAMNWFFRQTGDMNPALNTGLATTVPWDFDVASAVLMSPDGNVRNISVTRDHATISPIGKAGVYGLFSPESLPQTDSAPQPEQQPVKTPEEWKLAEDVPGELLAVNLCSAEESDLRVAQQPKEPTSLVSRGGAPAWFYLVMLAIALVVGEWALFHRRVVA; encoded by the coding sequence ATGTCGCTGGCGTCTCCCGAACGATTGATGTGGCTTTGGATTGCACTTCCAATCATCGTTCTCTACATCCTGAAAACGCGTTTGCGACGCCGGCCTGTCGCAACGCTCCTGTTTTGGGAACAGATCTTCGAAGAGAAACGTCAGCGATCCCTCTGGCAGAATCTTCGTCGTTGGCTGTCACTTCTGCTGCAGCTTGTATTTGTTTCGCTATTGGTATTCGCACTGGCAGATCCACTTTGGCGTTGGCAGGCGGATTCTGGTCAAGAAGTGATTTTGGTCGTGGATAACTCTGCCAGTATGCAAGCGGTCGAACCGGAGACAGGCCAAACAAGATTGCAACTAGCCGTTGACCGCGCCGCTTCGCTCGCTCGCGGTCTTCGCCAAGGCGACCAAATGGCATTGGTCACCGCGGGCACCACGGTACGCGTGGTTGTCGGCATGTCTGATTTCGCACCGGCGATCGAGGAAGCCATTCATTCGATCCAGCCAACCGATGGACCAACGCAGATCGGCGCTGCCATCGAAGCGGCCAGACGGTTAGCAGACAAAAATGACCGACGCCGTATTGTCGTCATCACCGACACAACACTTGGCGTTCAAAATGACATCGAATCAGCCGAAGATCTTTCATGGGAGACCGTTGGCACTTCTCAAACAAACCTAGCAATCACCACATTCCAAGTTCGACGTTCGAGCGTTGATCCCGTTGGTTACGCATTGTTGGTCGAAGTCCGCAACTTCTCCGACGAACCAGCCAGTACACGGCTGAAGCTTACGCTTGGCGATGACTTGGTCGACGTTGTTCCAATCAAGCTGGACGCCGATGGCGTTTGGCAAACAACGATCGATGGAACGTCTCGCGAGGGCGGGGTTTTGACCGCTTCGTTGGACGCGACCGATGGGCTCTCCGTCGACAACGTGGCCCGAGCAGTCGTTCCGGCACGCCCGCTCGTTCCAGTGACATTGGTGACTGGGGCAGATGACGTGTCGTTCTATCTTCGCACCGTTTTAGAATCGATACCGTTGATCAAGTTGACGGTGGTCAACGACGCCGAGCAAACCGCAGAGAATGGTTTGACGATCTACAGCGGAGCGGTTCCCACGGAACTTCCTTCCGGCCCCGCTCTGTTTATCGCCCAGGATGACGGTCCACCGGGAACCTGGAAACTTGGCAGCGAAATCGATACCCCCATCGTGGCAAAACAGGACAAGGAGTCATCTTTGCTGCGGCACGTTCAATTGCAAAACGTGATGCTCGCCGGCGGGCGTGATATCGAAGTCGACGAATCGCTGGGACAGGCGACCACGTTGCTCGAAACAGCTGACACCTCGCGGGTTTTGGTTTCCGTCGAACGTGAATCCGGCAGAATTCTAATTCTGTCAGCCAACTTGGATGACAGCGATCTACCGCTTCGGATCGCATTCCCTGTCATGATGACCAATGCCATGAATTGGTTCTTCCGGCAAACAGGTGACATGAACCCCGCCTTGAACACGGGATTGGCGACTACGGTGCCATGGGATTTCGACGTTGCCTCGGCCGTGTTGATGTCGCCGGATGGAAATGTCCGAAACATTTCCGTTACGCGTGATCACGCCACCATCAGCCCAATCGGGAAAGCCGGCGTGTACGGCCTGTTCTCACCTGAGTCGTTGCCCCAAACCGACTCAGCACCACAGCCCGAACAGCAACCCGTCAAGACTCCCGAAGAATGGAAGTTAGCGGAAGATGTTCCTGGTGAATTGCTGGCGGTCAACCTGTGCAGTGCCGAGGAAAGTGACCTACGAGTTGCCCAGCAGCCAAAGGAGCCAACAAGCTTGGTCTCGCGAGGCGGAGCTCCAGCGTGGTTCTACTTGGTCATGTTGGCAATTGCATTGGTGGTCGGTGAGTGGGCATTGTTCCATCGAAGGGTGGTGGCATGA
- a CDS encoding DUF58 domain-containing protein, translating to MTVFDSDFLKRLEYLSLLSKRMFKGQLLAQRRTMQTGGGIEFADHREYISGDDLRYLDWNVYARHGDLLLKRFQEEEDLHVYMLLDTSASMNVADSDNRHGEATGTKFLLAQQIVAALSYIALADLDRVSILAYDDRVRATMPLIRGKNQVLSLLRFLEQLECGGERTDLQTVVGDFVDRAPRTGLAIVVSDLYDQKGFRDGIDRLRYARFEPHVIQIHTPSEASPSFLGDMELVDCESGLQKKVTVTERKLRQYKKLFQAFLDDVETYCRNHGLSHTRATTEVPFDAVLLRMMRTAAVG from the coding sequence ATGACCGTCTTTGACTCGGACTTTCTGAAGCGACTGGAATACCTTTCGCTCTTATCAAAGCGGATGTTCAAGGGGCAACTATTGGCCCAGCGACGAACGATGCAAACCGGCGGCGGAATCGAATTTGCCGACCACCGCGAATACATCAGCGGAGATGACCTGCGTTACTTGGACTGGAACGTTTACGCGAGGCACGGCGATTTGCTGCTAAAACGATTCCAGGAAGAGGAAGACCTTCACGTGTATATGCTGCTCGATACATCCGCCAGCATGAACGTGGCTGATTCAGATAACCGTCATGGTGAGGCCACAGGAACAAAATTCCTACTGGCCCAGCAGATCGTCGCGGCGTTGTCCTATATCGCTCTGGCAGATCTCGATCGCGTTTCGATCTTGGCTTACGACGACCGTGTACGTGCGACCATGCCATTGATCCGAGGCAAAAACCAAGTCCTCAGTTTGCTGCGTTTTCTTGAGCAACTTGAGTGCGGCGGCGAACGCACGGACTTGCAAACGGTTGTTGGTGATTTTGTGGACCGAGCACCACGAACGGGACTGGCGATTGTTGTCAGCGATCTGTACGACCAAAAGGGTTTCCGCGACGGCATCGATCGACTCCGTTACGCCCGCTTTGAACCGCATGTGATTCAGATCCATACGCCCAGTGAAGCGTCCCCCAGTTTTTTGGGAGACATGGAATTGGTGGACTGTGAGAGTGGTCTGCAAAAAAAGGTGACGGTAACCGAACGCAAGCTACGGCAGTACAAAAAGCTTTTCCAGGCATTCTTAGATGACGTCGAAACCTATTGCCGCAACCACGGCCTGAGTCATACACGAGCGACGACGGAGGTTCCTTTCGACGCTGTATTGCTTCGTATGATGCGTACTGCGGCGGTGGGATAA